The Achromobacter pestifer genome includes a region encoding these proteins:
- a CDS encoding YgdI/YgdR family lipoprotein, producing MKLKTMTLALAVTGFGVLAGCSSPSVIQQRDGSSTVTPDTPKYDKDSGMYEYDKDGKKVQINKDDVKSIEQVK from the coding sequence ATGAAACTGAAGACCATGACGCTTGCCCTGGCCGTGACCGGATTCGGGGTACTGGCCGGATGCTCGTCTCCGTCGGTCATTCAGCAGCGGGACGGCAGCTCGACCGTGACGCCCGACACGCCCAAGTACGACAAGGATTCGGGCATGTATGAATATGACAAGGACGGCAAGAAGGTCCAGATCAACAAGGACGACGTGAAGTCGATCGAACAGGTGAAGTGA
- the tldD gene encoding metalloprotease TldD: MKIIDPAIASLATAKSLLLDPWGLTEADMARALGEIFTHKVDYADLYFQYTRSEGWSLEEGIVKTGSFSIGQGVGVRAVSGEKTAFAYSDSLSPEALLSSAHAVRGIARRGAGKVKVAAQVEAEIGRSLYADIDPVATLSAPEKVALLERVERMARARDPHVIQVMAGLGAEYDVVLVAGSDGRLAADVRPLVRLSLTVIAERNGRREMGHAGGGGRLGLAYFTDEMLQGYVERAVHEAMVNLEARPAPAGEMTVVLGSGWPGILLHEAVGHGLEGDFNRKGSSVFSGRIGERVASKGVTVVDDGTIPDRRGSLNIDDEGNATQRNVLIEDGILRGYMQDTLNARLMKTAATGNGRRESFAHLPMPRMTNTYMLAGDKPAEEIVSSVKRGLYAVNFGGGQVDITNGKFVFSASEAYMIENGKVTYPVKGATLIGNGPDAMTRVTMIGNDLQLDSGVGTCGKDGQSVPVGVGMPTVRMEGLTVGGTA; encoded by the coding sequence ATGAAAATCATCGATCCCGCCATTGCTTCCCTCGCCACCGCCAAATCCCTGCTGCTCGACCCCTGGGGCCTGACCGAGGCGGACATGGCGCGTGCGCTGGGAGAAATCTTCACGCACAAGGTCGACTACGCCGATCTGTATTTCCAGTACACGCGCAGCGAAGGCTGGAGCCTGGAAGAGGGCATCGTCAAGACCGGCAGTTTTTCGATCGGCCAGGGCGTCGGGGTGCGCGCGGTCAGCGGCGAGAAAACCGCCTTCGCCTATTCCGATTCGCTGTCGCCTGAAGCGCTGTTGTCGTCGGCGCATGCCGTGCGCGGCATCGCGCGCCGCGGCGCCGGCAAGGTAAAGGTGGCGGCGCAGGTCGAAGCCGAGATCGGCCGCAGCCTGTATGCCGATATCGATCCGGTGGCTACGTTGAGCGCCCCCGAGAAAGTCGCCCTGCTCGAACGCGTGGAGCGCATGGCGCGCGCGCGCGATCCGCACGTGATCCAGGTCATGGCGGGCTTGGGCGCTGAATATGATGTGGTGCTGGTGGCCGGCAGCGACGGCCGCCTGGCCGCCGACGTGCGTCCGCTGGTGCGCCTGTCGCTGACCGTCATCGCCGAGCGCAATGGACGCCGCGAGATGGGCCACGCTGGCGGCGGCGGACGTCTGGGCCTGGCCTATTTCACGGACGAAATGCTGCAGGGCTACGTCGAACGCGCGGTGCACGAAGCCATGGTCAACCTCGAGGCCCGTCCGGCGCCGGCCGGTGAAATGACCGTCGTGCTGGGTTCCGGTTGGCCCGGCATCCTGTTGCACGAGGCGGTCGGCCACGGCCTGGAAGGCGACTTCAACCGCAAGGGCTCCAGCGTGTTCTCCGGCCGTATCGGCGAGCGCGTGGCCTCCAAGGGCGTGACGGTGGTGGACGACGGCACGATTCCGGATCGCCGCGGTTCGCTCAACATCGACGACGAAGGCAATGCCACCCAGCGCAACGTGCTGATCGAGGACGGCATCCTGCGCGGCTACATGCAGGACACGCTGAACGCGCGCCTCATGAAGACCGCCGCCACCGGCAACGGCCGCCGCGAATCGTTCGCGCACCTGCCCATGCCGCGCATGACCAATACCTACATGCTGGCAGGCGACAAGCCGGCCGAGGAAATCGTGTCGTCCGTCAAGCGCGGGCTGTACGCGGTCAACTTCGGCGGCGGCCAGGTCGACATCACCAACGGCAAGTTCGTGTTCTCGGCGTCCGAAGCCTACATGATCGAAAACGGCAAGGTGACCTATCCGGTCAAGGGCGCCACCCTGATCGGCAACGGTCCGGACGCCATGACCCGCGTCACCATGATCGGCAACGACCTGCAACTGGATTCGGGCGTGGGCACCTGCGGCAAGGACGGCCAGAGCGTCCCCGTGGGCGTGGGCATGCCCACGGTCCGCATGGAAGGCCTGACGGTCGGCGGTACCGCCTGA
- the thrC gene encoding threonine synthase, producing MKYISTRGGMAAMEFSDILLEGLAPDGGLAMPEQLPQVSAETLESWRGLPYADLAFEVLSLFATDIPAADLRRLTRAAYTPQIFNSEDIVPLRPLDGGLSLLGLSEGPTLAFKDMAMQFLGQVFEYVLAKRGTTLNIVGATSGDTGSAAEYALRGKQGVAVFMLSPYGRMSAFQRAQMYSLQDENIHNIAVHGVFDEAQDIVKALAGDLAFKTKYRLGAVNSINWARIAAQVVYYFHGWLRATSKAGEQVSFAVPSGNFGNILSGHIARSMGVPIRRLVLATNENNVLEEFFRTGIYRPRPAEQTYATSSPSMDISRASNFERFVFDLVGRDAARVKELWAGMARDGSFDLSDLKPRFEERYGFVSGASSHEDRLATIRSVYDETGVLIDPHTADGVKVAREFVEPGVPMLVLETALPAKFSETIEEALGRPAAPPGNLADLESLPQRVEIMDCDAAAVRRFIEANAKV from the coding sequence ATGAAATACATCTCTACCCGCGGCGGCATGGCTGCGATGGAATTCTCGGACATCCTGCTGGAAGGCCTGGCGCCGGACGGCGGCCTGGCGATGCCGGAGCAACTGCCCCAGGTCTCGGCGGAAACGCTGGAGTCCTGGCGTGGCTTGCCGTATGCCGACCTGGCGTTCGAAGTGCTGTCGCTGTTCGCCACCGACATTCCGGCCGCCGATCTGCGCCGCCTGACGCGCGCGGCTTACACGCCGCAGATCTTCAACAGCGAGGACATCGTTCCGCTGCGTCCGCTGGACGGCGGCCTGTCGCTGCTGGGCCTGTCCGAAGGGCCGACGCTGGCCTTCAAGGACATGGCCATGCAGTTCCTGGGCCAGGTCTTCGAATACGTGCTGGCCAAACGCGGCACCACCTTGAACATCGTGGGCGCCACCTCTGGCGACACGGGTTCGGCGGCGGAATACGCCTTGCGCGGCAAGCAGGGCGTAGCGGTGTTCATGCTGTCGCCCTACGGCCGCATGAGCGCCTTCCAGCGTGCGCAGATGTATTCGCTACAGGACGAGAACATCCACAACATCGCCGTGCACGGCGTGTTCGACGAGGCCCAGGACATCGTCAAGGCCTTGGCCGGCGACCTGGCGTTCAAGACCAAGTACCGCCTGGGCGCGGTCAACTCCATCAACTGGGCGCGCATCGCCGCCCAGGTGGTGTACTACTTCCACGGCTGGCTGCGCGCCACCAGCAAGGCTGGCGAGCAGGTCTCGTTCGCGGTGCCTTCAGGCAACTTCGGCAATATCCTGTCCGGCCATATCGCGCGCAGCATGGGCGTGCCGATCCGCCGCCTGGTGCTGGCCACGAACGAGAACAACGTGCTGGAAGAGTTCTTCCGCACCGGCATCTATCGTCCGCGCCCCGCCGAGCAGACCTACGCCACCTCCAGCCCCTCCATGGACATTTCGCGCGCCTCGAACTTCGAGCGCTTCGTGTTCGACCTGGTCGGCCGCGACGCTGCCCGCGTCAAGGAACTGTGGGCCGGCATGGCGCGTGACGGGTCGTTCGATCTGTCCGATCTGAAACCGCGGTTCGAGGAGCGCTATGGCTTCGTGTCGGGCGCAAGTTCGCACGAGGACCGCCTGGCGACGATCCGCTCGGTCTACGACGAAACCGGCGTGCTGATCGATCCGCACACCGCCGATGGCGTCAAGGTCGCGCGTGAGTTCGTCGAACCCGGCGTGCCCATGCTGGTCCTGGAAACCGCCTTGCCGGCGAAGTTCTCGGAAACCATCGAAGAGGCCCTGGGCCGCCCGGCCGCGCCGCCGGGCAACCTGGCGGATCTGGAATCGCTGCCGCAGCGCGTCGAGATCATGGATTGCGACGCGGCCGCCGTGCGCCGTTTCATCGAGGCGAACGCCAAGGTGTAA
- a CDS encoding H-NS histone family protein — protein sequence MARESYAALQAKIEKEINKLQKKAEVLQTKRRKPVITQIITSMREYDITPEEIVAAYGAGKPARAATGGRRKTGAAARPANAAKRAVAPKYRHPQTGETWSGHGKAPRWLAAEEAAGATRDSFLIKE from the coding sequence ATGGCCCGAGAATCCTACGCAGCACTGCAAGCAAAGATCGAAAAGGAAATCAACAAACTACAAAAGAAGGCTGAAGTCCTGCAAACCAAGCGCCGCAAGCCCGTGATCACGCAGATCATCACGTCGATGCGCGAGTACGACATCACGCCCGAAGAAATCGTTGCAGCCTATGGCGCCGGCAAACCCGCCCGCGCCGCCACTGGCGGGCGCCGCAAGACCGGCGCCGCTGCCCGTCCGGCCAACGCCGCCAAACGCGCCGTTGCGCCCAAGTACCGCCATCCTCAAACAGGGGAAACGTGGAGCGGCCATGGCAAGGCCCCCCGCTGGCTCGCCGCGGAAGAAGCCGCAGGCGCAACCCGCGACAGTTTTCTTATCAAAGAATAA
- the pepN gene encoding aminopeptidase N yields the protein MRTDTPVTVHRKDYQPYPYDIPEVALAFDLAPDATEVRCTMQVQRKPGASADAALVLDGEDLELVSVGVNGAALPADSYRLSEHSLALYGLPSSATVEIVSRCKPSANSTLMGLYVSGGNFFTQCEAEGFRRITWFADRPDVMSRYRVTLRAQPEYPVLLSNGNLLATRQLPDGRNEVEWEDPFPKPCYLFALVAGKLTHRETTVKTASGRDVLLQVYSDPGSESKTEWALDSLVRALRWDESRFGLELDLDRFMIVAVHDFNMGAMENKGLNIFNAAYVLADADTATDANYEGIESVIGHEYFHNWTGNRVTCRDWFQLSLKEGLTVFRDQEFSADMMADGMDAAAAASARAVKRIDDVVALRAAQFPEDAGPMAHPIRPESYQEIGNFYTATVYEKGAEVIRMQHTLLGEEGFRAGMDEYFRRHDGQAVTCDDFVAAMESVYVRQHPDRDLSVFRRWYRQAGTPRVNVKLDHDPAARRCTVTLTQECPPVGVERKAGAGYVKAPFHIPFAVGLLDRDGRALPLRHAGAVQDTALLELTQQSQQWVFEDIAERPVPSLLRDFSAPVIVDYGWTNEELALLSAHDSNPFARWEAGQEFATRQILALAEARQAGKTLHAEAAFIETWRALLTDPALDAAYRARALALPSEKTLAERMQQVDPPALAVARDFLRAELGRQLAAEFRQAFDDNQTPGEYSPAPVPAGKRALKNLALSHLMAACELDAPRLAEQQYEKAGNMTDSMAALSALVNFGQGEYPQKALAAFYDKWRDNALVVDKWFALQAAARSTTVQTARELMQHPAFTLRNPNRARSLIFQFCLNNARGMHHPDGTGYAFWAEQVLALDALNPEIAARLARALDNWSRFVPALRTPMQAALQQVRAHAGLSRNVQEIVSKALEFAA from the coding sequence ATGCGCACAGACACGCCCGTAACCGTACATCGCAAGGATTACCAGCCCTACCCCTACGACATTCCCGAAGTCGCCCTCGCCTTTGACCTCGCGCCGGACGCGACCGAAGTCCGCTGCACAATGCAAGTACAGCGCAAACCTGGGGCCAGCGCCGACGCCGCCCTGGTCCTGGACGGCGAGGACCTGGAACTCGTCTCGGTAGGCGTGAATGGCGCGGCCCTGCCCGCCGACAGCTACCGCCTGTCCGAACACAGCCTGGCCCTCTACGGCCTGCCGTCCAGCGCCACGGTGGAAATCGTCAGCCGCTGCAAGCCGTCGGCCAATTCGACGCTGATGGGCCTGTACGTCTCGGGCGGCAACTTCTTCACCCAATGCGAAGCCGAGGGCTTTCGCCGCATTACCTGGTTCGCGGACCGGCCCGATGTGATGTCGCGCTACCGCGTGACCTTGCGCGCCCAGCCGGAGTATCCGGTGCTGCTGTCCAACGGCAACCTGCTGGCCACGCGCCAGTTGCCCGACGGCCGCAATGAAGTCGAATGGGAAGACCCCTTCCCCAAGCCCTGCTACCTGTTCGCGCTGGTGGCCGGCAAGCTCACGCACCGCGAGACCACCGTGAAGACCGCCAGCGGCCGCGACGTGCTGCTGCAGGTCTACAGCGACCCGGGCTCGGAGTCCAAGACCGAATGGGCCCTGGATTCGCTGGTGCGGGCGCTGCGCTGGGACGAAAGCCGCTTCGGCCTGGAGCTGGACCTGGACCGCTTCATGATCGTGGCCGTCCATGACTTCAACATGGGCGCGATGGAAAACAAGGGTTTGAACATCTTCAACGCCGCCTACGTGCTGGCGGATGCGGATACCGCCACGGACGCCAACTATGAAGGCATCGAGTCCGTCATCGGACACGAGTACTTCCACAACTGGACCGGCAACCGCGTCACCTGCCGCGACTGGTTCCAGCTGAGCCTGAAGGAAGGCCTGACCGTCTTCCGCGACCAGGAATTCAGCGCCGACATGATGGCCGATGGCATGGATGCGGCGGCAGCCGCAAGCGCCCGCGCGGTCAAGCGCATCGACGACGTGGTGGCGCTGCGCGCCGCCCAGTTCCCGGAAGACGCCGGCCCCATGGCCCACCCGATCCGGCCGGAAAGCTACCAGGAGATCGGCAACTTCTACACCGCGACCGTGTACGAAAAGGGCGCCGAGGTCATCCGCATGCAGCACACCCTGCTGGGCGAGGAGGGCTTTCGCGCCGGCATGGACGAATACTTCCGCCGCCATGACGGCCAGGCCGTGACCTGCGATGACTTTGTCGCCGCCATGGAATCCGTCTACGTGCGCCAGCACCCGGACCGCGACCTGTCCGTGTTCCGCCGCTGGTACCGCCAGGCCGGCACGCCGCGCGTGAACGTCAAGCTCGACCACGACCCCGCCGCGCGCCGCTGCACCGTGACGCTCACCCAGGAATGCCCGCCGGTCGGCGTGGAAAGGAAGGCCGGCGCCGGCTACGTGAAGGCGCCCTTCCACATCCCGTTCGCCGTCGGCTTGCTGGACCGCGACGGCCGCGCCTTGCCGCTGCGCCATGCCGGCGCTGTCCAGGACACCGCGCTGCTGGAACTGACGCAACAAAGCCAGCAATGGGTATTCGAGGATATCGCCGAGCGTCCCGTGCCGTCGCTGCTGCGCGATTTTTCGGCCCCCGTCATCGTCGATTACGGCTGGACCAACGAGGAACTGGCCCTGCTGTCGGCGCATGACAGCAATCCTTTCGCACGCTGGGAAGCCGGCCAGGAATTCGCCACCCGCCAGATCCTGGCGCTGGCCGAAGCCCGCCAGGCCGGCAAGACCCTGCATGCCGAGGCCGCGTTCATCGAGACCTGGCGCGCGCTGCTGACCGATCCGGCGCTCGACGCCGCCTACCGCGCCCGCGCCCTGGCCCTGCCGTCCGAGAAGACCCTGGCCGAACGCATGCAGCAGGTGGACCCGCCCGCCCTGGCGGTCGCGCGCGACTTCCTGCGCGCCGAACTGGGACGCCAGCTGGCCGCCGAATTCCGCCAGGCCTTCGACGACAACCAGACCCCGGGCGAGTACAGCCCGGCGCCGGTGCCCGCCGGCAAGCGCGCCCTGAAAAACCTGGCGCTCAGCCACCTGATGGCCGCGTGCGAACTCGACGCCCCGCGCCTGGCCGAGCAGCAGTACGAAAAGGCCGGCAACATGACCGACAGCATGGCGGCGCTGTCCGCGCTGGTCAATTTCGGCCAGGGCGAGTACCCGCAAAAAGCGCTCGCCGCGTTCTACGACAAATGGCGCGACAACGCCCTGGTGGTGGACAAGTGGTTCGCCCTGCAGGCCGCGGCGCGCTCGACCACCGTGCAGACGGCGCGCGAGCTGATGCAGCACCCCGCATTCACCTTGCGCAACCCGAACCGCGCGCGCTCGCTGATCTTCCAGTTCTGCCTGAACAACGCGCGCGGCATGCATCATCCCGACGGCACCGGCTACGCCTTCTGGGCCGAGCAGGTGCTGGCGCTGGATGCCCTCAACCCCGAGATCGCCGCCCGCCTGGCGCGCGCGCTGGACAACTGGTCGCGCTTCGTGCCCGCCCTGCGCACGCCCATGCAGGCCGCCCTGCAGCAGGTGCGCGCCCACGCCGGCCTGTCGCGCAATGTGCAGGAAATCGTGTCCAAGGCTTTAGAATTCGCAGCATAG
- the aroG gene encoding 3-deoxy-7-phosphoheptulonate synthase AroG, whose product MSHNTDDLRIREIKELNPPAHVMREFACTKEASDTVFAARQGMHRILHGMDDRMIVVIGPCSIHDTRAAIEYAKRLKPVRDRLSADLEIVMRVYFEKPRTTVGWKGLINDPDLDGSFDINKGVRVARELLLDINSLGLPAGCEFLDMITPQYIADLVSWGAIGARTTESQVHRELASGLSCPVGFKNGTDGNVKIAVDAIKAASQPHHFLSVTKGGHSAIVSTAGNEDCHVILRGGKTPNYDAASVDAACQDMSKAGLAQRIMIDASHANSSKKPENQPQVIDDVARQMEAGDSRLVGVMVESHLLGGRQDMVPGTPLVYGQSITDGCIDWDASVAVLERLAHAVRERRRVALTSGK is encoded by the coding sequence GTGTCACACAATACCGACGACCTTCGCATTCGAGAAATCAAAGAGCTGAACCCGCCCGCGCATGTCATGCGCGAGTTCGCCTGCACCAAGGAGGCGTCCGACACCGTGTTCGCCGCCCGCCAGGGGATGCACCGCATCCTGCACGGCATGGATGACCGGATGATCGTCGTGATCGGTCCCTGCTCGATCCATGACACCCGTGCGGCCATCGAATATGCGAAGCGTCTGAAGCCGGTGCGCGACCGGCTGAGCGCCGACCTGGAAATCGTGATGCGCGTGTACTTCGAGAAGCCGCGCACCACGGTGGGCTGGAAGGGCTTGATCAACGATCCGGACCTGGACGGCAGCTTCGATATCAACAAGGGCGTGCGCGTCGCCCGCGAACTGCTGCTGGATATCAATAGCCTGGGACTGCCGGCGGGTTGCGAGTTCCTGGACATGATTACGCCGCAGTACATCGCGGATCTGGTCTCCTGGGGGGCGATCGGGGCTCGGACGACGGAAAGCCAGGTACATCGCGAACTGGCTTCGGGACTGTCGTGTCCGGTGGGGTTCAAGAACGGTACCGACGGCAACGTGAAGATTGCGGTGGACGCGATCAAGGCGGCGTCGCAGCCGCACCATTTCCTGTCGGTGACCAAGGGCGGCCATTCCGCCATCGTGTCGACGGCCGGCAATGAGGACTGCCACGTCATCCTGCGCGGCGGCAAGACGCCGAACTACGATGCGGCCAGCGTGGACGCGGCCTGCCAGGACATGTCCAAGGCCGGCCTGGCGCAACGCATCATGATCGACGCCAGCCACGCCAACAGCAGCAAGAAACCCGAGAACCAGCCGCAGGTCATCGATGACGTGGCGCGCCAGATGGAAGCGGGCGACAGCCGCCTGGTCGGCGTCATGGTCGAAAGCCATCTGCTGGGCGGCCGCCAGGACATGGTGCCGGGCACGCCGCTGGTCTACGGCCAGAGCATCACCGACGGCTGCATCGACTGGGACGCCTCCGTCGCGGTGCTTGAGCGCCTGGCCCATGCCGTGCGCGAACGCCGCCGGGTCGCCCTGACTTCCGGCAAGTAA
- a CDS encoding FAD-binding oxidoreductase: MNAPLHAESLRRPVPAACLDALRARFGDRLSDSAAMRDHHGRDESPYPAMPPDAVVFAHTTEEVAEIAKLCNEHRVPLIPYGAGSSLEGHILAIQGGISLDLSQMNKVLAVNAEDLTATVQAGVLRKQLNEEIRDTGLFFPIDPGADASLGGMAATRASGTNAVRYGTMRENVMSLTVVTADGRILRTAGRARKSSAGYDLTRIFVGSEGTLGIITEVTVRLYPQPEAVSAAVCNFPTLDSAVQSVIEIIQMGVPVARVEFMDAASVRAVNLHSKLTLRETPLLVFEFHGSPAGVQEQAETVQAITADHGGMDFEWAERPEDRSRLWTARHNAYFAGLQLRPGCRASTTDVCVPISRLADCVRDTVEELDRASFPYTIVGHVGDGNFHVLMLLDADSAKEWEESETINHNLVRRAIAADGTCTGEHGVGLHKMQFMAEEHGENALDLMRSLKHAFDPNNILNPGKIVSW, encoded by the coding sequence ATGAACGCTCCCTTGCACGCTGAATCGTTGCGCCGTCCGGTGCCGGCCGCCTGTCTGGATGCCTTGCGCGCCCGTTTTGGCGACCGCCTGTCCGACTCCGCCGCCATGCGCGACCACCATGGCCGCGACGAATCTCCCTATCCGGCCATGCCGCCGGACGCCGTAGTGTTTGCGCACACGACCGAGGAAGTGGCCGAGATCGCCAAGCTGTGCAACGAGCATCGCGTTCCCCTGATTCCCTATGGCGCCGGCTCTTCGCTGGAAGGCCACATCCTGGCGATCCAGGGCGGCATCAGCCTGGACCTGTCGCAGATGAACAAGGTGCTGGCGGTCAACGCCGAGGACCTGACCGCCACCGTGCAGGCGGGCGTGCTGCGCAAGCAGCTCAACGAGGAAATCCGCGACACCGGCCTGTTCTTCCCGATCGATCCGGGCGCCGACGCCAGCCTGGGCGGCATGGCGGCCACGCGCGCTTCCGGCACCAACGCCGTGCGCTACGGCACCATGCGCGAGAACGTCATGTCGCTGACCGTGGTGACGGCGGACGGGCGCATCCTGCGCACCGCCGGCCGCGCGCGCAAGTCCTCGGCGGGCTACGACCTGACGCGCATCTTCGTGGGCAGCGAAGGCACCCTGGGCATCATCACCGAAGTGACGGTACGCCTGTATCCCCAGCCTGAAGCCGTGTCGGCCGCGGTCTGCAATTTCCCCACGCTGGATTCGGCCGTGCAGAGCGTGATCGAAATCATCCAGATGGGCGTGCCGGTCGCGCGCGTCGAATTCATGGACGCGGCCAGCGTGCGCGCGGTGAACCTGCATAGCAAGCTGACGCTGCGCGAAACGCCGCTGCTGGTGTTCGAGTTCCACGGCAGCCCGGCCGGCGTGCAGGAGCAGGCCGAAACCGTGCAGGCGATCACGGCGGATCACGGCGGCATGGACTTTGAATGGGCCGAGCGCCCCGAAGACCGCAGCCGCCTGTGGACCGCGCGCCACAACGCCTACTTCGCCGGCCTGCAACTGCGCCCCGGCTGCCGCGCCAGCACCACCGACGTCTGCGTGCCGATCTCGCGTCTGGCCGATTGCGTGCGCGACACGGTCGAGGAACTCGATCGCGCCAGCTTCCCCTACACGATCGTGGGCCACGTTGGCGACGGCAACTTCCACGTGCTGATGCTGCTCGATGCGGACAGCGCCAAGGAATGGGAAGAATCCGAAACCATCAACCACAACCTGGTGCGCCGCGCGATCGCCGCCGACGGCACCTGCACGGGCGAGCATGGCGTGGGCCTGCACAAGATGCAGTTCATGGCCGAAGAGCATGGCGAGAATGCCCTGGATCTGATGCGCAGCCTGAAGCATGCGTTTGATCCAAACAACATCCTGAACCCAGGAAAGATCGTTTCCTGGTAA
- a CDS encoding DUF4136 domain-containing protein — translation MSSLSMFNARRWAGLLAVAGALALTGCAAPTVSARVTSFQQWPTGVEGQTYQFIAADASQNNNLEYQSYQDMVRAGIGATGLVEAKPGAKGRFDVSFNYGTTQTQIMVQRPYDPYFYGGYGYGGFYGPRPWGAGYGYWGPDWVDVPMVVQRNTLTLHIYDTQRGGAEVYRSSAFILSERDDFLRTMPYLVRAIFDNFPGNNGAEREIRFPVQ, via the coding sequence ATGTCGAGCTTGTCCATGTTCAATGCACGCCGCTGGGCGGGTCTGCTGGCCGTGGCGGGGGCGCTCGCCTTGACGGGTTGCGCGGCGCCCACGGTTTCCGCGCGGGTGACGTCGTTTCAGCAGTGGCCCACGGGCGTGGAAGGGCAGACATATCAATTCATCGCCGCGGACGCCTCGCAAAACAACAATCTCGAATATCAGTCCTATCAGGACATGGTGCGTGCCGGCATAGGCGCAACAGGCCTGGTCGAAGCCAAACCTGGGGCCAAGGGCCGTTTCGACGTGTCGTTCAACTACGGCACCACCCAGACCCAGATAATGGTGCAGCGTCCGTACGACCCGTATTTCTACGGCGGCTATGGCTATGGCGGTTTCTACGGCCCGCGTCCCTGGGGCGCCGGGTACGGCTATTGGGGCCCTGACTGGGTGGACGTGCCGATGGTCGTGCAGCGCAATACCCTCACCCTGCATATCTATGACACGCAGCGCGGCGGCGCGGAGGTATACCGTTCCAGCGCTTTCATATTGAGCGAGCGCGACGATTTCCTGCGGACCATGCCGTATCTGGTGCGTGCAATATTTGATAATTTCCCCGGAAATAATGGGGCGGAGCGCGAAATCCGCTTTCCGGTACAGTGA
- a CDS encoding class 1 fructose-bisphosphatase encodes MKRKTLTQYLVEQQRSAQALAPEVRLLIEVVARACKAISHAVSKGALGGVLGSLESENVQGEVQKKLDVLSNEILLEANEWGGHLAAMASEEMETIHLIPNRYPKGEYLLLFDPLDGSSNIDVNVSIGTIFSVLHAPHDVSGAPVCEQDFLQPGDKQVVAGYAVYGPQTMLVLTIGNGVVGFTLDREMGSWVLTHENIRVPEDTKEFAINMSNMRHWAAPVKRYVDDCLAGTTGPLGKDYNMRWIASMVADVHRILTRGGIFMYPWDAREPGKAGKLRLMYEANPMSFLVEQAGGAAITGAQRIMEIQPDKLHQRVSVILGSKNEVDRVGRYHAEEAAKQ; translated from the coding sequence TTGAAACGCAAAACACTGACCCAATACCTGGTGGAGCAGCAACGCTCCGCCCAAGCCCTCGCGCCGGAAGTGCGGCTGCTCATCGAAGTGGTTGCGCGCGCCTGCAAGGCCATCAGCCATGCGGTGAGCAAGGGCGCGCTCGGCGGCGTCCTCGGCAGCCTGGAAAGCGAGAACGTCCAGGGCGAAGTGCAGAAGAAGCTGGACGTGCTGTCCAACGAGATCCTGCTCGAAGCCAATGAATGGGGCGGCCACCTGGCGGCCATGGCCTCGGAAGAAATGGAAACCATCCATCTGATTCCGAACCGCTATCCCAAGGGCGAATACCTGCTGCTGTTCGATCCCCTGGACGGCTCCTCGAACATCGACGTCAACGTCTCCATCGGCACCATCTTCTCGGTGCTGCACGCGCCGCACGATGTATCGGGCGCGCCCGTGTGCGAACAGGACTTCCTGCAGCCGGGCGACAAGCAGGTCGTGGCCGGTTATGCCGTCTACGGTCCGCAGACCATGCTGGTGCTGACCATCGGCAATGGCGTGGTGGGCTTCACGCTGGACCGCGAAATGGGCTCGTGGGTGCTGACGCACGAGAACATCCGCGTGCCGGAAGACACCAAGGAGTTCGCCATCAACATGTCGAACATGCGCCACTGGGCTGCCCCGGTCAAGCGCTACGTCGACGACTGCCTGGCCGGCACGACCGGTCCGCTGGGCAAGGACTACAACATGCGCTGGATCGCCTCCATGGTGGCCGACGTGCATCGCATCCTGACCCGCGGCGGCATCTTCATGTACCCCTGGGACGCCCGTGAACCCGGCAAGGCCGGCAAGCTGCGCCTGATGTACGAAGCCAATCCCATGAGCTTCCTGGTCGAACAGGCCGGCGGCGCCGCGATCACCGGCGCGCAGCGCATCATGGAGATCCAGCCCGACAAGCTGCACCAGCGCGTCAGCGTGATCCTGGGCTCGAAGAACGAAGTCGACCGCGTCGGCCGTTACCACGCCGAAGAAGCAGCCAAGCAGTAA